A single genomic interval of Bradyrhizobium sp. AZCC 1693 harbors:
- a CDS encoding enoyl-CoA hydratase/isomerase family protein yields MTKYTDIGVEKHGHVGLIEIRKPPLNFFDVSLINQIADALEEFDKDIEIRASVLAAHGKAFCAGADFSDPKRQEQEASAQKDPAANLPINHLYVQAVRIFRNKKPVVAAVHGAAIGGGLGLAVSADFRVTCPEARFAANFTKLGFHPGFGLTATLPELVGRNNAELIFYTSRRVTGEEATRMGLANICVPQDQVRSEAMKLAAEIAECSPLGLISTRATMRAGLADRVMAATNHELIEQTKLRATEDFKEGVKATAERRVANFKGR; encoded by the coding sequence ATGACCAAATACACGGATATCGGCGTCGAGAAGCACGGCCACGTCGGCCTGATCGAAATCAGAAAGCCGCCCCTCAACTTCTTCGACGTCTCCCTGATCAATCAGATCGCGGATGCGCTGGAAGAATTCGACAAGGACATCGAAATCCGCGCCTCGGTGCTGGCGGCGCACGGCAAGGCGTTCTGCGCCGGCGCCGATTTCTCCGATCCGAAGCGGCAGGAACAGGAAGCCAGCGCACAAAAGGATCCGGCCGCCAACCTGCCGATCAACCATCTCTACGTCCAGGCCGTGCGCATCTTCCGCAACAAGAAGCCGGTCGTCGCCGCCGTCCACGGCGCCGCCATCGGCGGTGGGCTTGGCCTTGCGGTATCCGCCGACTTCCGCGTCACCTGCCCCGAAGCGCGCTTCGCCGCCAATTTTACAAAACTCGGTTTTCATCCGGGCTTCGGCCTAACGGCGACACTTCCTGAACTGGTCGGCAGGAACAATGCGGAATTGATCTTCTACACCAGCCGCCGCGTCACCGGCGAGGAAGCGACCCGAATGGGCCTTGCCAATATCTGCGTGCCGCAGGACCAGGTGCGATCAGAGGCAATGAAGCTTGCCGCTGAAATCGCCGAATGCTCCCCGCTCGGCCTGATCTCGACCCGCGCCACCATGCGCGCCGGCCTTGCCGACCGCGTGATGGCCGCCACCAACCACGAACTCATCGAGCAGACCAAGCTGCGCGCGACGGAAGACTTCAAGGAAGGCGTCAAAGCGACTGCCGAGCGCCGCGTCGCCAATTTCAAGGGAAGGTAA
- a CDS encoding acyl-CoA dehydrogenase family protein, which translates to MTAALRFDPIRLPPKCEELRKEVRAFLAEEIAAGTFDPHKPNREDTDVPEFSRKVGARGWLGMTWPKKYGGHERSFLERYVVTEEMRVANAPTRRFFVADRQSGPVLLKYAPENIKMDILPRICRGEVCFAIGMSEPNSGSDLFAAKTRATKTDGGYLINGTKIWTSSAHIADYMIAIFRTSPPTKENRRHGLTQFLVKMKQPGIQVNPIGQITGQYEFNEVVFTDFFVPDDHVLGEIDGAWKQATSELAYERSGPERFLETYYVLTELVRAVGNNPDTRSAEGIGRLVAQVHTMRRMSVSVAGMLQAGKEPVVEASIVKDIGTVWEQQLPHRVRDLAAFVEETATNRETLEKQLDFAIKTAPKLTIQGGTTEVLRGIIARGLGLR; encoded by the coding sequence ATGACTGCAGCCCTCCGTTTCGATCCGATCCGTCTTCCGCCGAAGTGCGAAGAATTGCGCAAGGAAGTGCGCGCCTTCCTTGCGGAAGAAATCGCCGCCGGCACTTTCGATCCGCACAAGCCGAACCGCGAAGACACCGACGTGCCGGAATTTTCCCGCAAAGTCGGCGCGCGCGGCTGGCTCGGCATGACCTGGCCGAAGAAATATGGCGGCCACGAGCGCTCGTTCCTCGAGCGTTACGTTGTGACCGAGGAAATGCGCGTCGCGAATGCGCCGACGCGGCGCTTCTTCGTCGCCGACCGCCAGAGCGGCCCGGTACTGCTCAAATACGCGCCCGAGAACATCAAGATGGACATCCTGCCGCGCATCTGCCGCGGCGAAGTATGTTTCGCGATCGGCATGAGCGAGCCGAATTCCGGCTCCGACCTGTTCGCGGCGAAAACCCGCGCGACCAAGACCGACGGCGGCTATCTGATCAACGGCACCAAGATCTGGACCTCCTCGGCCCATATTGCCGACTACATGATCGCGATCTTCCGGACGTCACCACCCACCAAAGAGAACCGCCGCCACGGCCTGACGCAATTCCTGGTCAAGATGAAGCAGCCGGGCATCCAGGTGAACCCGATCGGCCAGATCACCGGGCAGTATGAATTCAACGAGGTGGTCTTCACCGACTTTTTCGTTCCCGACGACCACGTGCTCGGCGAAATCGACGGCGCCTGGAAGCAGGCGACCAGCGAGCTCGCCTATGAACGGTCGGGCCCGGAACGTTTTCTCGAAACCTATTACGTGCTGACCGAGCTGGTCCGTGCCGTCGGCAACAACCCGGATACCCGCAGCGCCGAAGGCATCGGCCGGCTGGTGGCGCAGGTGCACACCATGCGGCGCATGTCGGTCTCAGTCGCCGGCATGCTGCAGGCCGGCAAGGAGCCGGTGGTCGAAGCTTCCATCGTCAAGGACATCGGCACGGTGTGGGAGCAGCAACTGCCGCACCGCGTGCGCGACCTCGCCGCCTTCGTCGAGGAAACCGCCACCAACCGCGAGACGCTGGAAAAGCAGCTCGACTTCGCCATCAAGACCGCGCCCAAGCTGACGATCCAGGGCGGCACCACCGAGGTGCTGCGCGGCATCATCGCCCGCGGGCTTGGCTTGCGCTGA
- a CDS encoding acyl-CoA dehydrogenase family protein, which yields MAESENIVAETAEKIFADLADAQTINRDNKGEWKAPLWQALTEAGLPLAWVPEDCGGSGASLAEGFSVLSAAGRFAIAVPLAETMLAGWLLAQARITSPDGEMTVVPASPKDRITGNADGSLSGRARSVPFAKAAKHFAVLASDAKGSFSIALVDAGKCRIETGLGLGGDNSDTVTLDKVQPLAIEPAPDGFDQTRLMLMGGVARSLQIAGALESMLEISVRYSNERVAFEKKISKFQAVQHNLARLAGESAAALAAATSAADAIANATSFNDEVFLEAVAAKIRCAEAAEKGGAIAHQVHGAIGFTIEHILHRYSLRALAWRDDFGSESYWAVELGKLVCNRGADELWPLVASR from the coding sequence GTGGCGGAGAGTGAGAACATCGTTGCCGAGACCGCGGAGAAAATCTTCGCCGATCTCGCCGACGCCCAAACCATCAATCGCGACAACAAGGGCGAATGGAAAGCGCCGCTCTGGCAGGCGCTGACCGAGGCCGGCCTGCCGCTGGCGTGGGTACCGGAAGATTGCGGCGGCTCGGGCGCCTCGCTCGCCGAAGGTTTCAGCGTGCTGAGCGCGGCTGGACGCTTTGCGATCGCGGTGCCGCTGGCAGAGACCATGCTGGCAGGCTGGCTGCTGGCGCAGGCCAGGATTACCTCGCCCGACGGCGAGATGACGGTGGTGCCCGCGAGCCCGAAAGACCGGATTACCGGCAATGCCGACGGCAGCCTGTCGGGCAGGGCCCGCAGCGTGCCGTTTGCCAAGGCGGCAAAGCATTTTGCGGTGCTCGCAAGTGATGCGAAGGGTAGCTTCTCCATCGCGCTGGTCGATGCTGGCAAGTGCCGGATCGAGACCGGGCTCGGTCTCGGCGGCGACAATTCGGACACCGTAACGCTGGACAAGGTGCAGCCGCTCGCGATCGAACCCGCGCCTGATGGTTTCGACCAGACACGGCTGATGCTGATGGGCGGCGTTGCGCGATCCCTGCAGATCGCGGGCGCGCTGGAATCGATGCTGGAAATTTCGGTGCGCTATTCCAACGAGCGCGTCGCCTTCGAGAAGAAGATCTCGAAATTCCAGGCGGTGCAGCACAATCTGGCGCGGCTCGCCGGCGAGTCGGCGGCAGCGCTTGCGGCGGCGACTTCGGCCGCGGACGCCATCGCCAATGCCACCTCCTTCAACGACGAAGTGTTTCTCGAAGCGGTGGCGGCAAAGATCCGCTGCGCGGAAGCCGCGGAGAAAGGCGGCGCCATTGCCCATCAGGTGCATGGCGCGATCGGCTTCACCATCGAGCACATCCTGCATCGCTATTCGCTGCGTGCGCTGGCCTGGCGCGACGATTTCGGTTCCGAAAGTTATTGGGCGGTCGAGCTCGGCAAGCTCGTATGCAACCGCGGCGCCGATGAATTGTGGCCGCTGGTGGCCTCGCGCTGA
- a CDS encoding SDR family NAD(P)-dependent oxidoreductase — protein MSKDGLCAIVTGSASGLGAATAAILAKGGARIVVNYSNSKAEAEATADLCRSAGAEVVVVQGDVSRDEDCRKIAAAAAPWGRLDVLVNNAGTTKHVPHHDLDGLSAEDFQRIYAVNTIGPFQMIRAARGLLEAGAKASALPSAVVNVSSVAGISGGGSSVAYAASKGALNTMTQSLARALAPLIRVNTVCPGYIDTPWFTKGRGEAGAKAVRDAVVAKVPLKVASTAEDIAQLVCFLASPASSNMTGEFVRMDAGMHLVL, from the coding sequence ATGTCGAAGGATGGTTTGTGCGCGATTGTCACCGGTTCTGCCTCGGGCCTCGGGGCCGCCACCGCCGCCATTCTGGCCAAGGGCGGCGCGCGCATCGTCGTCAACTATTCCAACAGCAAGGCGGAAGCTGAAGCGACCGCCGACCTCTGCCGCAGCGCCGGCGCCGAAGTCGTGGTGGTGCAGGGCGACGTGTCGCGCGATGAAGATTGCAGGAAGATTGCTGCCGCCGCCGCACCCTGGGGCCGTCTCGATGTGCTGGTTAACAATGCCGGCACCACCAAGCATGTGCCGCATCACGATCTCGACGGGCTTTCGGCGGAGGACTTTCAGCGCATCTACGCGGTGAACACGATCGGGCCGTTCCAGATGATCCGTGCGGCACGCGGGCTGCTCGAGGCCGGCGCGAAAGCATCAGCCCTGCCGTCGGCCGTGGTCAATGTGTCGTCGGTTGCCGGCATCTCCGGGGGCGGCTCCTCGGTTGCCTATGCCGCGAGCAAGGGCGCGCTCAACACCATGACGCAGTCGCTGGCGCGCGCGCTGGCGCCGTTGATCCGCGTCAATACCGTGTGTCCCGGCTATATCGATACGCCCTGGTTCACCAAGGGCCGCGGCGAGGCCGGCGCCAAGGCGGTGCGCGACGCCGTGGTGGCGAAGGTGCCGCTGAAGGTCGCCTCGACCGCCGAGGACATCGCGCAACTGGTGTGCTTCCTGGCGTCGCCCGCGTCGAGCAACATGACCGGCGAGTTCGTCCGCATGGATGCGGGCATGCATCTGGTGCTGTGA
- a CDS encoding GlsB/YeaQ/YmgE family stress response membrane protein, which translates to MGGIIWIIVVGFVAGIIARILSPGQNNPSGFILTTVLGIAGAFLATWIGQAIGHYGPDQGAGFITATIGALVVLFIWNRLVARGMISDPGNR; encoded by the coding sequence ATGGGCGGCATCATCTGGATCATCGTCGTCGGCTTCGTCGCCGGCATCATCGCGCGCATCCTTTCGCCGGGCCAGAACAACCCGAGCGGCTTTATCCTGACCACGGTGCTCGGCATCGCCGGCGCGTTTCTGGCAACCTGGATCGGCCAGGCCATCGGCCATTACGGCCCCGACCAAGGCGCCGGCTTCATCACCGCCACCATCGGCGCGCTGGTCGTGCTGTTCATCTGGAACAGGCTGGTGGCGAGGGGCATGATTTCCGATCCGGGGAACAGGTGA
- a CDS encoding YidB family protein, whose amino-acid sequence MGLLDVLNGMQNGPRGPSTPSEQSSGGGMSPLTMAILALLAWKGIKHFSGNQTGSAPQPAPAPGNVNAGMGGGGLSDMLKGGLGGLLAGGAAGSILSGGLGDLMKQFQQQGLGDKADSWVSNGPNKQIAPGDLANALGADQINQLASQSGLSREELLQGLSQYLPDVVNHLTPDGRLPDENELSGRI is encoded by the coding sequence ATGGGTTTACTCGACGTACTCAACGGCATGCAGAACGGCCCGCGCGGCCCGAGCACCCCCAGCGAACAATCCAGCGGCGGCGGAATGTCGCCCCTCACCATGGCGATCCTGGCGCTGCTGGCCTGGAAAGGCATCAAGCATTTCAGCGGCAACCAGACCGGCTCGGCACCGCAACCAGCGCCCGCGCCCGGCAATGTGAACGCCGGCATGGGCGGCGGCGGGCTGAGCGACATGCTCAAAGGCGGCTTGGGCGGACTGCTCGCGGGCGGCGCGGCCGGCAGCATCTTGAGCGGCGGACTCGGCGATCTCATGAAGCAATTCCAGCAGCAGGGCCTTGGCGATAAGGCGGACTCCTGGGTCAGCAACGGTCCCAACAAGCAGATCGCGCCCGGCGACCTCGCCAACGCGCTCGGCGCCGACCAGATCAACCAGCTAGCGTCGCAAAGTGGATTGTCGCGCGAGGAATTGCTGCAAGGTCTCAGTCAGTATCTGCCCGACGTCGTCAATCATCTGACGCCGGACGGACGGCTGCCGGACGAGAACGAACTGTCGGGCCGGATTTGA
- a CDS encoding 2-dehydropantoate 2-reductase, with translation MVSGQTIGIAGAGSIGCFVGGMLAAGGRRVALLARPRVIAEIEADGLRPTSFEGLDQTIRRDQLALSENPSVFDDADIVLVTVKSADTAAMADIIAKHAPSDAVIVSLQNGVGNAAVLRQGLPGRRVLGGMVPFNVIALGNGRFHRATSGDIVIEQDEALPAEKLSVPGLTIRPTDNIDGVQWGKLLLNLNNALNALADLPLRRQLSSRPWRRLFADQLAEALVAIRAEGIKPVSPTPIPPALMPPLLRLPDFIFEPMLGRTMKIDPEARSSMWEDLKHGRRTEIDYLQGVITEIAERRGLAAPLSRRVVELIRQAEREANGSPGLTPEQIRAAN, from the coding sequence ATGGTTTCGGGCCAAACGATTGGTATTGCCGGGGCGGGCAGCATTGGCTGCTTCGTCGGCGGCATGCTGGCGGCTGGCGGCCGCCGCGTTGCGTTGCTGGCGCGTCCGCGCGTGATCGCTGAAATCGAAGCAGACGGCCTGCGGCCGACGAGTTTTGAAGGTCTTGACCAGACCATCCGGCGCGATCAGCTCGCATTGTCGGAAAATCCTTCCGTTTTTGACGATGCCGACATCGTGCTGGTCACGGTCAAGAGCGCGGATACCGCTGCCATGGCCGACATCATCGCCAAGCACGCACCATCAGATGCCGTCATCGTCAGCCTGCAAAACGGCGTCGGCAATGCCGCCGTCCTCCGCCAGGGCCTGCCCGGGCGGCGCGTGCTCGGCGGCATGGTGCCGTTCAACGTAATCGCGCTCGGCAACGGGCGGTTTCATCGCGCCACTTCCGGCGACATCGTCATCGAGCAGGACGAGGCGCTACCTGCGGAGAAGCTGTCGGTCCCGGGCCTGACGATACGGCCGACCGACAACATTGACGGCGTGCAATGGGGCAAGCTCCTGCTCAATCTCAACAACGCGCTCAACGCGCTGGCCGACCTGCCGCTGCGCCGGCAACTCAGCTCACGGCCATGGCGGCGATTATTCGCCGATCAACTGGCGGAAGCTTTGGTTGCGATCCGCGCCGAGGGCATCAAGCCGGTCTCGCCGACGCCGATCCCGCCTGCATTGATGCCGCCGCTGCTGCGCCTGCCCGATTTCATCTTCGAGCCGATGCTGGGGCGGACGATGAAGATCGATCCCGAGGCGCGCTCGTCGATGTGGGAAGATCTGAAACATGGCCGTCGCACCGAGATCGATTATCTGCAGGGCGTCATCACCGAGATCGCCGAGCGGCGCGGGCTCGCGGCGCCGCTGTCGCGCCGGGTCGTGGAACTGATCCGGCAAGCCGAGCGGGAGGCCAACGGCTCGCCCGGCCTGACGCCGGAGCAGATTCGCGCGGCGAATTGA
- a CDS encoding helix-turn-helix domain-containing protein: MQFQNLTPSLALSITQFSDIDAFRPVEFVADARSVPLNLANFHTARAMVQLPSCQIAVLTSFPRIVDVSYRAAHGVIMFQLEDRYEVSVNGMSVNRPAFIGMRGNLDLQFAEPRGSLHAIVTLGASLQDREWFDTPDKLCPFTPDPDALATVRSVTTGILQTASARPERLQESRSALAIQESLLLAIDEMFRRSRPPEVAGRLASSSYCRLVRMIDDYVAFHAASAIYSADLAEQCGVSVRTLGTAVTSVRGMSLHRYLRLKQLWSARAQLVKGSDAITVTSCARANGFHHMGEFARLYRTRFHETASRTLARARGID; this comes from the coding sequence ATGCAGTTCCAGAACCTTACGCCTTCACTGGCGCTTTCGATCACGCAATTTTCCGACATCGACGCCTTCCGGCCGGTCGAGTTTGTCGCCGATGCGCGCAGCGTCCCGCTGAACCTTGCGAATTTCCATACCGCGCGTGCGATGGTGCAGTTGCCCTCCTGCCAGATCGCCGTGCTCACCTCGTTTCCCCGCATTGTCGATGTCAGCTACCGGGCGGCGCATGGCGTCATCATGTTCCAGTTGGAGGACCGCTACGAGGTGTCCGTCAACGGCATGTCCGTGAACCGTCCGGCCTTTATCGGCATGCGCGGCAATCTGGATTTGCAGTTCGCCGAACCCCGTGGATCGCTGCACGCGATCGTCACCCTTGGCGCCAGCCTGCAAGATCGCGAATGGTTCGATACGCCGGACAAGCTGTGCCCGTTCACGCCAGACCCCGACGCCCTGGCGACGGTCAGATCCGTCACGACAGGCATTTTGCAGACGGCTTCCGCCAGACCCGAGCGGTTGCAGGAGTCGCGATCGGCGCTTGCCATTCAGGAAAGTCTGCTGCTCGCCATCGACGAAATGTTCCGCCGCAGCAGGCCACCGGAAGTGGCCGGCCGGCTTGCAAGCAGCAGCTACTGCCGCCTCGTTCGCATGATCGACGACTATGTCGCGTTTCATGCCGCCTCGGCGATCTACAGCGCCGACCTCGCCGAACAATGCGGCGTGTCGGTCAGAACCCTGGGCACGGCGGTGACGAGCGTTCGCGGCATGAGCCTGCATCGCTATTTGCGCCTCAAGCAGCTTTGGTCGGCCCGCGCACAACTCGTGAAAGGGTCCGACGCCATCACCGTGACGTCGTGCGCCCGCGCCAACGGCTTCCATCACATGGGCGAGTTTGCAAGACTCTATCGCACAAGGTTCCATGAAACGGCATCGCGGACATTGGCCCGCGCGCGAGGGATTGACTGA